The Kitasatospora albolonga nucleotide sequence GCCAACTGGCCCGCGTGTTCACGGCGAAGTGCCGGTCGAACGCCTCCACGGTGGTGTCCAGCAGCCCCGAGTCCACCGACTCCGCGTGCGAGAGGACGAGCGCGGTGACCGGGCCGAGGCGCTGCTCCGCCGCGTCGAAGATCCGGGTCGCGGCGTCGGGGTCGCAGAGGTCCGCCTCGATCGCCGCCGTACGGGCTCCGGAGTCCTCCAGCTCCCGAGCGATGGCCGTGGCGGCCCCGTCCTCGGCGCCCCACGTCATGCGCCGGTCGTACGGGGTCCAGTAGGTGAAGGCGATGTCCCAGCCGGAGGCGGCGAGCTGCCGGGCGATGCCCGCGCCGATGCCGATGCTGCGTCCGACACCGGTGATGAGCGCGATGGGGCGGGTCTGGTCCAGATGTGCCGAAGGCTGTTCGTTGATCGTCACGTGTCGATCATTTGTGACCCGTACGGGTACGTCAACGGCTTTCCCGGCCGCCTCCCCGGCCCCACCGCACCCCCTCTGAGCTGCACCGACCCATCTTCCTGGTGGGCCGACGCGATCTTTGTGTTTCCCCGGGGCCGGGGCGCGCTCCTAGCGTGGAAGACGGAAACTGCACCGGAAGTGAACGAAAGCGTCCGCATGCAGTCGAACGCCGCATATCGAGATATGCGGCCGGAGCAGAGAGGTATCGACCATGAGCGAGCAGCAGCCCCTGAACGGCAAGACCGCGGTCGTCGCCGGAGGCGCCAAGAACCTCGGCGGCCTCATCAGCCGGAGCCTGGCCGAGGCCGGGGCCAACGTCGTCGTGCACTACCACGGGGAGAACACCGCCGCCGATGCCGAGAAGACGGCGGAGGCGGTACGGGGCACGGGCGCCCAGGCCCTCGTCGTACGGGAGGACCTGACCCGGGTCGAAGGCGTACGCAGCCTCTTCGACCAGGCGCTCGACGCCTTCGGCGGGGTGGACGTGGCCGTGAACACCACCGGCATGGTGCTCCGTAAACCGATCGGGGAGACCACCGAGGAGGAGTACGACCGCATGTTCGCGATCAACTCCAAGGCGGCGTACTTCTTCCTCCAGGAGGCGGGCGCCCGCCTCAACGACGGCGGGCGGATCGTCAGCCTCGTGACCTCCCTGCTCGCCGCCTTCACCGACGGGTACGCCACCTACGCGGGCGCCAAGGCCCCGCTGGAGCACTTCACCCGGGCGGCGGCCAAGGAGTTCGCCCCGCGCGGGATCGCCGTGAACAATGTGGCCCCGGGGCCGATGGACACGCCGTTCTTCTACCCGCAGGAGACGCCGGAGCGGGTCGAGTTCCACAAGTCGCAGGCCATGGGCGGCAGGCTGACGGAGATCGAGGACATCGCGCCGCTGGTGAAGTTCCTGGTCACCGAGGGCGGCTGGATCACCGGTCAGACGATCTTCGCCAACGGCGGCTACACGGTCCGCTGAGCTCCTTCCCGTACGCCGGGAGAGCTGAGCCCCTCCCGGCGCACGGGAGAGCTGACCCCCTTTCCGGCGTACGGGAGAACGGA carries:
- a CDS encoding short-chain dehydrogenase; translated protein: MTINEQPSAHLDQTRPIALITGVGRSIGIGAGIARQLAASGWDIAFTYWTPYDRRMTWGAEDGAATAIARELEDSGARTAAIEADLCDPDAATRIFDAAEQRLGPVTALVLSHAESVDSGLLDTTVEAFDRHFAVNTRASWLLIREYGLRFRGEPDAVAGRIVALTSDHTVGNLPYGASKGALDRITQAAAHELAHLGVTANVVNPGPVDTGWMEDGLREELARSTPLGRTGTPKDTAHLVDFLCSPQGQWVNGQLLKSNGGAAS
- a CDS encoding short chain dehydrogenase; protein product: MSEQQPLNGKTAVVAGGAKNLGGLISRSLAEAGANVVVHYHGENTAADAEKTAEAVRGTGAQALVVREDLTRVEGVRSLFDQALDAFGGVDVAVNTTGMVLRKPIGETTEEEYDRMFAINSKAAYFFLQEAGARLNDGGRIVSLVTSLLAAFTDGYATYAGAKAPLEHFTRAAAKEFAPRGIAVNNVAPGPMDTPFFYPQETPERVEFHKSQAMGGRLTEIEDIAPLVKFLVTEGGWITGQTIFANGGYTVR